In the genome of Acetobacter oryzifermentans, one region contains:
- the rpmB gene encoding 50S ribosomal protein L28, producing MSRRCQITGKGVLTGNNVSHANNKSRRRFLPNLQDASLVSETLGSAVRMRVSARGLRTIEHNGGLDAFLLSTPNRKLPEEAQVIKRRVLRAQAKKQAAAGA from the coding sequence ATGTCCCGTCGTTGCCAGATTACCGGCAAAGGTGTGCTGACCGGAAACAACGTCAGCCACGCTAACAACAAATCCCGCCGTCGCTTCCTGCCGAACCTGCAGGATGCGTCCTTGGTTTCCGAAACTCTGGGTTCTGCCGTGCGTATGCGCGTAAGTGCTCGTGGCCTGCGCACCATTGAACACAATGGCGGCTTGGATGCATTCCTGCTGAGCACGCCTAACCGCAAGCTTCCTGAAGAAGCACAGGTCATCAAGCGCCGCGTTCTGCGCGCTCAGGCCAAAAAACAGGCAGCCGCAGGCGCCTGA
- a CDS encoding alpha/beta fold hydrolase, whose product MAQKRNGKTSKMPKLFECAMDETAQKTRVNRRALMQFTLGGMASGFFAHKAFAQAPSLAFASSSVDKMPPINGVYDWRALPPTPLALEAESGGLPVDTGMVPAQGKAQLYYASAGEGVPVMLLHDGLANSNYMGDLARALLRARCRVIVMDMRGHGRSTMGALPLGYDLLADDVLTVMAFLHLRRVALVGWGDGAVQALDVGMRHPSSVSRIFAFAPWSTPDGLLARAGDIPAYKSFMERTRQEYRQLSSTPHRFGDLESTVQTMRSRQPNWTDADLMRITAPLWVAAADHDGIVGRVQAEHMAATVEGAGLLVLPNTSHFAFLQNPQLFTLAVESFLGGR is encoded by the coding sequence ATGGCGCAGAAAAGAAACGGAAAGACGAGCAAGATGCCGAAGCTGTTTGAATGTGCAATGGATGAGACCGCGCAGAAAACACGGGTAAACCGGCGTGCGCTTATGCAGTTTACGCTGGGGGGCATGGCATCGGGGTTTTTTGCCCATAAAGCCTTTGCTCAGGCTCCTTCGTTGGCTTTTGCATCGTCTTCCGTAGATAAAATGCCGCCTATCAATGGGGTGTATGATTGGCGTGCTTTACCGCCCACACCCTTGGCGCTGGAAGCTGAAAGTGGTGGCTTACCTGTTGATACGGGCATGGTGCCAGCACAAGGTAAGGCCCAATTATATTATGCATCGGCGGGGGAGGGTGTGCCCGTCATGCTATTGCACGATGGTTTGGCCAATTCCAATTATATGGGAGACCTTGCCCGTGCGCTTTTGCGTGCCAGATGCCGTGTGATTGTGATGGATATGCGTGGGCATGGGCGCAGCACAATGGGGGCTTTGCCCTTGGGGTATGATTTGCTGGCCGATGATGTGCTCACAGTTATGGCGTTTTTACACCTGCGGCGCGTGGCCTTGGTGGGATGGGGGGATGGCGCAGTGCAGGCGCTAGACGTTGGTATGCGCCACCCCAGCAGTGTCAGTCGGATATTTGCTTTTGCACCGTGGAGCACGCCAGATGGTCTGCTCGCACGCGCAGGAGATATTCCTGCTTACAAATCTTTTATGGAAAGAACCCGGCAGGAATACAGGCAGCTTTCTTCCACACCACATAGGTTTGGAGATCTGGAATCTACAGTGCAGACTATGCGCAGCAGGCAACCCAATTGGACGGATGCAGATCTTATGCGGATAACAGCACCGTTATGGGTGGCTGCCGCAGATCATGATGGTATTGTGGGGCGTGTTCAGGCCGAGCATATGGCGGCTACGGTAGAAGGGGCAGGGCTCTTGGTGCTGCCTAATACCAGCCATTTTGCATTTTTGCAGAATCCGCAGCTCTTTACGTTGGCTGTGGAGAGCTTTCTAGGGGGCAGATAA
- a CDS encoding NUDIX hydrolase: MSPDTTPFLRHLRQCNTAIIPGKRAPFSLAGTSAGWITPELFDRLEKAGLGNRTTGFNLPDPSKLEALGEALAQEGFYRSHHELFDVRTDVGEPAIARIDRGALPLFGLVATGVHMNGLVRKADGLYLWTGRRAANKRLDPSKLDHLVAGGVPTGHTPREALIKEAAEEASIPHNLVAQAQETGHLVYAMERPEGLRRDILVCYDLYLPESFEPEAADGEVESFALLPLAKVFQIVRDTDEFKFNVNLVLIDLFLRHGLIDANTLAGQQLRTGLNHGLSAASPGHHPVSA, encoded by the coding sequence ATGTCCCCCGACACCACGCCCTTTCTTCGGCATCTCAGGCAGTGCAACACTGCTATCATTCCTGGCAAACGTGCCCCTTTTTCTCTGGCTGGCACATCTGCCGGGTGGATTACGCCAGAACTGTTCGACAGGCTGGAAAAAGCAGGCTTGGGCAACCGCACAACAGGTTTTAACCTGCCAGACCCGAGCAAGCTGGAAGCTTTGGGTGAAGCTTTGGCGCAAGAAGGTTTTTACCGCTCCCACCACGAACTGTTTGATGTGCGAACAGATGTAGGTGAACCTGCCATTGCCCGCATTGATCGTGGAGCCTTGCCTCTTTTTGGGCTGGTGGCCACGGGCGTGCACATGAACGGGCTGGTGCGCAAAGCAGACGGTCTTTATCTGTGGACAGGACGCCGGGCTGCAAACAAGCGGCTAGACCCTTCCAAGCTAGACCACTTGGTAGCAGGCGGCGTACCTACAGGCCACACCCCGCGTGAAGCCCTGATTAAGGAAGCAGCAGAAGAAGCCAGCATTCCCCACAATCTTGTAGCTCAGGCACAGGAAACGGGGCATCTGGTTTACGCCATGGAGCGGCCAGAAGGACTAAGGCGAGATATTCTTGTTTGTTATGATCTCTACCTGCCTGAAAGCTTTGAGCCAGAAGCCGCTGATGGCGAAGTGGAATCTTTCGCGCTGTTGCCGCTAGCTAAAGTGTTTCAGATTGTGCGAGATACGGATGAATTTAAGTTCAACGTCAATCTGGTACTGATTGATCTGTTCCTGCGCCATGGCCTGATAGATGCCAACACATTAGCAGGCCAACAGCTACGCACGGGGCTTAACCACGGTCTTTCCGCTGCCAGCCCCGGACACCACCCTGTTTCAGCCTGA
- a CDS encoding [protein-PII] uridylyltransferase — protein sequence MTPDPIQEQNSPLMPTPSVEPAAAQQSDMTMLATLTPEMLSACLTRELRDATPEDAVIPERDDAVAIFRRHLGRYQADIRNRFERHELKGAGAAKKIAVFTDVMVRAIVDLAVRATIGAGTVESGMLPSFAIAATGGYGRGLLAPFSDIDLLFLVAEESAERAHPLIEYVLYFLWDLGVKVGHATRTINECIEEAKKDTTVRTALLDARLLAGDSALFATFEARYILACVDAGAAGFIHDKRRERLERHRRFGDSPYLVEPNIKEGRGGLRDLQTLYWMCRNTFGTRHVKDLLAPEFIWMGLLTEQEAARARRSWDFLWTVRLHLHYVAGRAEERLTFDMQPVIGARMGYTRHGRQNGVERFMRHYFLTAREVMRLTHVLEPAVLRQAQGPVANAAKPDEAMRQAGFTLLDGQILPDRGVSFDQEPIKMMQILDWARVRRRPLHPLARHQLIRWERRATSLRDNPEAARIFLDLLCGDESTVEQKPRRRPTTASVPSVVEESGLSYSAAYGEYPPAGHAHWLHILNETGIFGRLIPDWARIVGQMQFDTYHVFTVDEHTIEAVRILDEVASGRMADEIPIAYELVKGLHSKRALYMSVLLHDVAKGRGGDHSEIGAEIAAELCPRLGMSGEETETVSWLVLHHLLLSHTAFQRDIDDPKTILDVADIVQSPERLRLLLLLTIVDMRAVSSRVWNAWKATLLRELYVRVAEVLAGGLATTERDVRVRHAKEITADILTEEGVPQKDIERFLGLGYAGYWLSFDYETHRRHARLIRAADAKDAPLTVEVLPLPARGVTEVTIYTVDVPGLFSKIAGALALAGASIVDARIHTMTHGMALDTFWIQDTSGQAYEETHKLARLASLIEQGLSGHIDISEEIARAGFGHMPMRMRAIHVPPRVVIDNGISNTYTVIEINGRDRPGLLHDVTAAMSRENLQIASAHITTYGVRAVDVFYVKDLFGLKITDKKRLEEIRERLLAGLKEAEAEASACADARYSA from the coding sequence ATGACGCCAGACCCCATTCAGGAGCAGAACTCGCCTCTCATGCCCACCCCTTCCGTAGAGCCTGCCGCAGCGCAGCAGTCCGACATGACCATGCTGGCAACCCTAACGCCAGAAATGCTTTCTGCGTGTCTGACGCGGGAATTAAGAGATGCAACACCGGAAGATGCGGTTATTCCTGAACGGGATGATGCTGTTGCCATTTTCCGCCGTCATCTTGGGCGGTATCAGGCGGATATACGCAACCGTTTTGAACGGCATGAACTTAAAGGCGCTGGGGCAGCCAAAAAGATAGCTGTTTTTACCGATGTTATGGTGCGTGCCATTGTTGATCTGGCCGTACGCGCCACCATTGGGGCGGGCACTGTAGAAAGTGGCATGCTGCCCAGCTTTGCCATTGCCGCCACGGGTGGTTATGGGCGCGGGCTTTTGGCCCCGTTCAGCGATATTGATCTGCTGTTTCTGGTGGCGGAAGAAAGTGCAGAACGGGCACATCCTCTTATTGAATACGTTCTATATTTCCTGTGGGATCTGGGTGTGAAGGTGGGGCATGCCACCCGCACAATCAATGAATGTATTGAAGAAGCTAAAAAAGATACCACAGTGCGCACCGCGCTGCTTGATGCGCGTTTGTTGGCTGGGGATTCAGCCCTTTTTGCCACGTTTGAGGCCCGCTATATTCTAGCCTGTGTGGATGCAGGTGCCGCTGGCTTTATTCATGATAAACGGCGTGAACGTTTGGAACGCCACCGGCGGTTTGGTGATAGCCCGTATCTGGTAGAGCCCAACATAAAGGAAGGGCGCGGGGGGCTGCGTGATCTGCAAACCCTGTACTGGATGTGCCGCAACACTTTTGGCACGCGCCATGTCAAAGATCTTCTGGCTCCGGAATTTATCTGGATGGGGCTGCTCACAGAGCAGGAAGCCGCACGTGCCCGCCGGTCTTGGGACTTTTTGTGGACAGTGCGTTTGCATCTGCACTACGTGGCAGGGCGTGCAGAAGAACGGCTGACCTTTGACATGCAGCCCGTTATTGGCGCACGCATGGGATATACCCGGCACGGGCGCCAAAATGGGGTAGAGCGCTTTATGCGCCACTACTTCCTGACAGCCCGGGAAGTTATGCGGTTAACCCATGTTTTAGAACCCGCTGTGCTTCGGCAGGCCCAAGGGCCGGTGGCCAATGCCGCCAAGCCAGATGAAGCTATGCGGCAAGCCGGGTTTACCTTACTGGATGGCCAGATTCTGCCTGATCGTGGCGTAAGTTTCGATCAAGAACCCATTAAAATGATGCAGATTCTGGATTGGGCGCGTGTGCGCCGCCGTCCGCTGCACCCGTTGGCGCGGCATCAGCTCATCCGGTGGGAGCGGCGGGCTACCAGCCTGCGGGATAACCCGGAAGCCGCGCGTATTTTCCTTGATCTGCTGTGTGGTGATGAATCCACGGTGGAGCAAAAACCACGCCGTCGTCCGACAACGGCTTCTGTGCCTTCCGTAGTGGAAGAAAGTGGTTTGTCCTATTCTGCTGCTTATGGGGAATATCCGCCAGCAGGGCATGCGCACTGGCTGCATATTCTGAACGAAACCGGCATTTTTGGCCGTCTGATTCCAGATTGGGCGCGCATTGTCGGGCAGATGCAGTTTGATACGTACCACGTGTTTACGGTGGATGAGCACACCATAGAAGCCGTGCGTATTCTGGATGAAGTGGCCTCTGGCCGCATGGCGGATGAAATCCCCATTGCCTATGAACTGGTAAAAGGGCTGCATTCCAAACGGGCGTTGTATATGTCCGTTCTATTGCATGATGTTGCCAAGGGCCGGGGTGGAGACCATTCTGAAATCGGGGCAGAAATTGCGGCTGAACTTTGCCCGCGCTTAGGTATGTCCGGCGAAGAAACAGAAACTGTTTCGTGGTTGGTGCTGCATCATCTGCTGCTGAGCCATACAGCGTTCCAGCGCGATATTGATGACCCCAAAACCATTTTGGATGTGGCAGACATTGTGCAGTCTCCAGAACGTCTGCGGCTGCTGTTGCTGCTGACTATTGTGGACATGCGCGCCGTGAGTTCCCGCGTGTGGAACGCATGGAAGGCCACGCTGCTGCGTGAGCTATATGTGCGTGTAGCAGAAGTTCTGGCCGGTGGTCTGGCCACCACGGAACGAGATGTGCGCGTGCGCCATGCCAAGGAAATTACAGCCGATATTCTCACTGAAGAAGGCGTTCCTCAAAAGGATATCGAACGCTTTTTAGGGCTGGGTTACGCTGGTTACTGGCTTTCCTTCGACTATGAGACACATCGCCGCCATGCACGGCTTATCCGGGCGGCAGATGCCAAGGATGCACCACTTACGGTAGAAGTGCTGCCTCTGCCTGCGCGTGGGGTGACGGAAGTAACCATTTACACAGTGGACGTGCCGGGCCTGTTTTCCAAAATAGCAGGGGCTTTGGCTTTGGCAGGGGCTTCCATTGTGGATGCGCGTATTCATACCATGACACACGGCATGGCGCTGGATACGTTCTGGATTCAGGATACCTCTGGACAGGCCTATGAAGAAACACACAAGCTTGCCCGTTTGGCATCTTTAATCGAGCAGGGCTTAAGCGGCCATATTGATATTAGTGAAGAAATTGCGCGGGCCGGATTTGGGCACATGCCCATGCGTATGCGGGCCATTCATGTTCCGCCACGTGTGGTGATAGATAACGGCATTTCCAATACTTACACCGTTATTGAAATCAACGGGCGCGATCGTCCCGGCCTACTGCATGATGTCACGGCCGCCATGAGCCGTGAGAACCTGCAAATTGCCTCTGCTCATATCACCACGTATGGTGTGCGAGCAGTGGACGTTTTTTACGTAAAAGACCTGTTTGGCCTGAAAATTACGGATAAAAAACGGCTGGAGGAAATCCGTGAGCGCTTGCTGGCCGGGCTGAAGGAAGCTGAAGCCGAGGCCAGCGCTTGCGCAGATGCCCGCTATTCAGCCTGA
- a CDS encoding ABCB family ABC transporter ATP-binding protein/permease translates to MLPYLWPQENRALRWRVVLVLVVMLGGELATLGVPLVYSQVVDRFTHPHSLAMAPAALILCYGLVRLVSAALTNLRDALFAPVRFRVARQAAYRSFEHMHALSLRFHLDRRTGGVTRAIERGTEAVETLLRMIMSISPTILQAALVMVVIWRVFNWQYVALMALMIAAYILFTVRFTSWRLGIRREMNETNSEATGKALDSLLNYETVKYFGNETHEAQRYDSAQARYEQAARKTQYSLGFLNFGQAAIIALSLTAIMLLGGHDIEAGRITVGEFVMVNTYLLQLYGPLNFLGSVYSAIRTALVDLEHMLGLTEEEVEVADPAHPLPIATRLQVSAPARVAFRDVHFGYRPEREILHGISFEVAPGRKVAIVGTTGAGKSTISRLLFRFYDVWSGSVLVDGHDVRDYRQADLRAAIGVVPQDTVLFNESIGYNIAYGRLGATPAEVQHAAQLAQIHDFIMSLPEGYETQVGERGLKLSGGEKQRVAIARTILKDPRVLVLDEATSALDTHTEKEIQAALKTVSARRTTLVIAHRLSTIVDADEILVMAKGHIVERGTHAALLAQNEVYASMWAAQGGESGQET, encoded by the coding sequence TTGCTGCCATATTTGTGGCCACAGGAAAATCGTGCCCTGCGTTGGCGGGTTGTGCTGGTTCTTGTGGTTATGCTTGGGGGCGAACTGGCCACGTTGGGTGTTCCGTTAGTTTACAGCCAGGTGGTGGATAGGTTTACGCATCCTCACTCGCTGGCCATGGCGCCTGCGGCTTTAATTCTCTGTTACGGATTGGTGCGGCTGGTTTCCGCGGCCCTTACCAATTTGCGAGATGCTTTATTTGCGCCAGTCCGGTTTAGGGTGGCAAGGCAGGCGGCTTACCGCAGTTTTGAGCATATGCATGCGCTCTCCTTGCGCTTTCATCTGGATAGGCGCACCGGAGGGGTCACGCGTGCTATTGAGCGCGGGACAGAGGCCGTGGAAACGCTGCTGCGGATGATCATGTCTATTTCCCCCACCATCCTGCAGGCGGCGTTGGTGATGGTGGTTATCTGGCGTGTTTTTAATTGGCAGTATGTGGCGCTGATGGCGCTGATGATTGCGGCCTACATTCTGTTTACCGTACGGTTTACATCTTGGCGGTTGGGAATCCGGCGTGAGATGAATGAAACCAACAGCGAGGCCACAGGCAAGGCGCTAGATAGCCTGCTGAATTACGAAACCGTAAAATATTTTGGCAACGAAACGCACGAAGCCCAAAGGTATGATAGTGCACAGGCGCGCTACGAACAGGCCGCGCGCAAAACGCAGTATTCCTTAGGCTTTCTCAATTTCGGGCAGGCAGCCATTATCGCTTTGTCTCTTACGGCCATTATGCTGTTGGGTGGGCACGATATTGAGGCCGGGCGCATTACGGTTGGCGAGTTTGTTATGGTCAACACGTATCTGCTGCAACTTTATGGGCCACTGAATTTTCTGGGTTCTGTCTATTCTGCCATTCGCACTGCACTGGTTGATCTGGAACACATGCTAGGGCTGACGGAAGAGGAAGTGGAAGTTGCAGATCCTGCGCATCCTCTCCCTATAGCCACACGCTTGCAGGTTTCTGCGCCTGCACGGGTGGCGTTTAGGGATGTGCATTTTGGATACCGGCCAGAGCGTGAAATTCTGCACGGTATCAGCTTTGAGGTGGCGCCGGGCCGTAAGGTTGCCATTGTAGGCACGACAGGGGCGGGGAAATCTACCATCAGCCGGTTGTTGTTTCGGTTTTACGATGTGTGGTCGGGTTCTGTGTTGGTAGATGGGCACGATGTGCGCGATTATCGGCAGGCAGACTTGCGTGCCGCCATTGGTGTGGTGCCGCAGGATACCGTGCTGTTTAACGAGAGCATTGGTTACAACATTGCCTATGGTCGCTTAGGGGCTACACCGGCAGAGGTGCAGCATGCGGCCCAGTTGGCGCAGATACATGATTTTATCATGTCCTTGCCCGAAGGGTATGAAACACAGGTGGGTGAACGCGGGCTTAAACTGTCCGGCGGAGAAAAGCAGCGAGTGGCCATTGCCCGCACGATTTTGAAAGACCCACGCGTTCTTGTGCTTGACGAGGCCACGAGTGCGTTAGACACACATACTGAAAAAGAAATACAGGCAGCGCTTAAAACGGTTTCCGCACGCCGCACAACTCTTGTTATTGCCCACCGTTTGTCCACCATTGTGGATGCAGACGAAATTTTGGTGATGGCCAAGGGGCATATTGTTGAGCGTGGCACGCATGCAGCCCTGCTGGCCCAGAATGAGGTGTATGCATCCATGTGGGCTGCTCAGGGGGGAGAAAGCGGGCAGGAGACGTGA
- the fusA gene encoding elongation factor G, producing the protein MSATSDLSKIRNIGITAHIDAGKTTTTERMLYYTGVSHKIGEVHEGNTTTDYMAQERERGITITSAAVTCEWDGHRINIIDTPGHIDFNIEVNRSLRVLDGAVFIIEGVAGVQPQSETNWRLADRYKVPRIIFINKLDRTGADFYRAFDTLKEKLDIVAIPLQLPIGAEDKFVGVVDLVEMKAIVWEGGELGAKFHDEEIPADLKEKAAEARQNLLDTALAVDDAAMEEYFEKGDVSVETLKRCIKKGAISGEFRPVLCGTAFKNKGVQPLLDAIIDYLPAPDDVEGIRCAPPEGEEDDEKNQPIIPVDPNGKFAGLAFKIINDKYGTLTFVRVYRGVLKTGDTVLNTTKGHKERIGRIYQMHADKREELTEVHAGDIAAFVGLKDSQTGDTLADPADPVVLERMSFPVPVIDISVEPKTKDAVEKMTLALQKLAGEDPSLQLKTDQETGQTILSGMGELHLDIIIDRLRREYGVDANVGAPQVAYRETITQPHTETYTHKKQSGGSGQFAEVKIEFQPVERNEGILFENKVVGGSVPREYIPAVEKGIRVQSSTGVLAGFPTVDFKFTLLDGKYHDVDSSALAFEIAAKACFRDGMKKAGPVILEPIMDVEITTPNDHVGDVVGDLNRRRGMIQSQETSGSTVMVRAYVPLKEMFGYISHLRSMTKGRASFTMQFHHYDPVPRNVAEEIMAQSK; encoded by the coding sequence GTGTCCGCCACATCCGATCTGTCCAAGATTCGTAATATCGGTATTACCGCGCATATTGACGCAGGTAAGACGACCACGACCGAACGTATGCTGTACTACACCGGTGTTTCCCATAAAATTGGTGAAGTGCACGAAGGTAACACCACAACAGACTACATGGCTCAGGAACGTGAGCGTGGTATTACCATTACGTCCGCCGCCGTGACCTGTGAGTGGGACGGCCACCGTATCAACATTATTGATACGCCCGGACATATCGACTTCAACATTGAAGTGAACCGCTCCTTGCGTGTGCTCGATGGGGCCGTGTTCATTATTGAAGGTGTGGCTGGTGTGCAGCCGCAGTCCGAAACCAACTGGCGTCTGGCAGACCGTTACAAGGTGCCTCGGATCATCTTCATCAACAAGCTGGATCGTACCGGTGCAGACTTCTACCGTGCATTTGATACGCTGAAAGAAAAGCTGGATATCGTTGCTATCCCGCTGCAGCTGCCAATTGGCGCAGAAGACAAGTTTGTTGGCGTTGTTGATCTGGTGGAAATGAAGGCTATCGTCTGGGAAGGCGGTGAACTTGGCGCGAAGTTCCACGATGAAGAAATTCCGGCTGACCTGAAGGAAAAGGCTGCAGAAGCACGCCAGAACCTGCTGGATACAGCTCTGGCTGTTGATGATGCAGCCATGGAAGAATACTTCGAAAAGGGTGACGTTTCTGTTGAAACCCTGAAGCGCTGCATCAAAAAGGGCGCTATTTCTGGCGAATTCCGTCCGGTTCTGTGCGGCACGGCGTTTAAGAACAAAGGCGTGCAGCCTCTGCTTGATGCCATTATCGACTACCTGCCAGCGCCGGACGATGTTGAAGGTATTCGTTGTGCTCCGCCGGAAGGTGAAGAAGACGACGAAAAAAACCAGCCTATCATTCCGGTTGACCCCAATGGTAAGTTTGCTGGTCTGGCCTTTAAGATCATTAACGATAAGTACGGTACGCTGACCTTTGTGCGCGTTTATCGCGGCGTGCTCAAAACCGGTGATACGGTTCTGAACACCACCAAGGGCCACAAGGAACGTATCGGCCGTATCTATCAGATGCATGCTGATAAGCGTGAAGAACTGACAGAAGTGCACGCTGGTGACATTGCTGCATTTGTGGGTCTGAAAGATTCCCAGACAGGTGATACGCTGGCAGATCCGGCAGATCCGGTTGTTCTGGAACGTATGTCCTTCCCGGTTCCGGTTATCGACATCTCCGTCGAACCGAAAACCAAGGACGCAGTGGAAAAGATGACACTGGCACTGCAGAAGCTGGCTGGTGAAGATCCCTCCCTGCAGCTCAAGACCGATCAGGAAACAGGCCAGACTATTCTGTCCGGCATGGGCGAACTGCATCTGGACATCATTATCGACCGTCTGCGTCGTGAATATGGTGTGGATGCAAATGTGGGTGCACCGCAGGTGGCATACCGTGAAACCATCACGCAGCCGCATACGGAAACCTATACCCATAAAAAGCAGTCTGGTGGTTCCGGTCAGTTCGCTGAAGTGAAGATTGAGTTCCAGCCGGTTGAACGTAACGAAGGTATCCTGTTCGAAAACAAGGTTGTTGGTGGTTCTGTTCCCAGAGAATACATCCCGGCCGTTGAAAAGGGTATTCGCGTTCAGTCTTCTACTGGTGTGCTGGCAGGCTTCCCGACAGTGGACTTCAAGTTCACGCTGCTTGACGGTAAGTACCATGACGTTGACTCGTCCGCTCTGGCGTTCGAAATCGCGGCTAAGGCTTGCTTCCGTGATGGCATGAAAAAAGCTGGTCCGGTTATTCTGGAACCGATTATGGACGTGGAAATCACCACCCCGAACGATCACGTCGGTGACGTGGTGGGTGACCTGAACCGTCGTCGTGGCATGATCCAGAGCCAGGAAACCTCCGGCTCCACCGTTATGGTGCGTGCTTATGTGCCGCTGAAAGAAATGTTCGGCTACATTTCTCACCTGCGCTCCATGACGAAGGGCCGCGCTTCCTTCACCATGCAGTTCCATCATTACGATCCGGTGCCGCGCAACGTTGCTGAAGAAATTATGGCTCAGTCCAAGTAA